The genomic stretch CAACATGGTACGTACGTACAAAAAGAAAAGAGGGGACAGAGTATCAACAGATGTGTTGCAAAGAGCGCTGGCTCATTACAAGAATACTATCGATGGATACAAGAAAACAAGTCAGTTGTTTGGCGTACCTCTTTCAACGCTACAAGATAATGTGAAAAAACTAAACAAGATGCCCGAATCAGAAAGATCAATTTCGAATATGCGTTTCGGATACCAAAGGCCTAGACAAGTTTTCTCAGATGGAGATGAAACTGCACTTGTTGTGTACTTAAAGCACGCGTCGACCATTTACTTTGGACTGTGTCCACGTGAAGTAAGACTTTTAGCATATGAATGCGGCAAGCAATTTAACATCAAAATGCCAGCATCGTGGTCGGAAAAGGAAATAGCGGGTGCCGATTGGTTCTCTTCGTTTCTAAAACGTCATTCGGAACTTTCACTCAGGACCCCAGAAGCAACAAGCATCGCTAGAGCGACAGCctttaacaaaacaaatgtatctGAATACTTTACCAAACTGACGGAAGTGACGGAGAGACATATGTTTGAGGCATGTGACATTTGGAATGTCGATGAAACTGGAGTGGTGACAGTGGTAAAACCAAAAAAGGTTGTAGCAGGTACTGGTGTTAAGCAAATAGGATCTCTAACATCAGCTGAGAGGGGACAACTAGTCACGCTGTGTGCTGGTGTATCCGCAGGCGGGAAAGCAATTCCACCGTTCCTTATTTATCCTCATGTTAACTACAGA from Pecten maximus unplaced genomic scaffold, xPecMax1.1, whole genome shotgun sequence encodes the following:
- the LOC117319526 gene encoding uncharacterized protein LOC117319526, whose product is MVRTYKKKRGDRVSTDVLQRALAHYKNTIDGYKKTSQLFGVPLSTLQDNVKKLNKMPESERSISNMRFGYQRPRQVFSDGDETALVVYLKHASTIYFGLCPREVRLLAYECGKQFNIKMPASWSEKEIAGADWFSSFLKRHSELSLRTPEATSIARATAFNKTNVSEYFTKLTEVTERHMFEACDIWNVDETGVVTVVKPKKVVAGTGVKQIGSLTSAERGQLVTLCAGVSAGGKAIPPFLIYPHVNYRDHFLIGAPAGSKGTAHPSGWMTADNFLLFLQHFVQHVKPTVNNPVLILLDNHVSHLSIDALDYAKENGIVMLSFPPHCSHRLQPLDLSVFGPLKRKLSVS